AACTGGATAAAAGCATCACTGGAAAGCTCGATCACAGTATTAGAGTGAGTCTGGATTTCCGGCCCTTCAACTTCCGATTGGGTGCATTGAGTTGTGGTTGAGTGAACTTGAAGTAAGACCACAGGGTGATCGTCCCAGTCAATGAGGACCCCCTTGATATGACCAGCTTTCTGAGTCTGAGGTGTGGCGGTTTGAAAAACGACTTCTACTGAGAGATCAGCAATCGTCTGATTCGTAAGCTGGTTGAAGTGGTCGAAAAAAACTGAATGTGATGAGCCAATCCAATCAGACAAATGGTGGGCTTCGATTTGATCCGCAGTCTGTAATTGTAGGAAAGAGATAAATTGCTCATTGACCCGGAGTACAATGCCTTGAAGATCAAGTATCGCCAATCCAGAGGGAGAAATTTGAAATAGAGCGTCGAATGGGTGACGACTAATTTTCATCAGGGTTTATCTGGACGGTGGAGAATTGGGATGAACCCCTACTGTACTTTTATCAGTTCGCTTCGTCAATTAACGCTTTGGGTGCTGCCGGTTATCCAGGCCACCATGGATTCCCATTTTTAGACAGAGTGTCTTGTTTTTAGACAGCCACCAGTGCTGGAATCAGTTGGTCATGGAGAATTCCTGGCAAATTCAACCTGATTCAAGCGGATTCTCAAATATTTGGCCGGAAACCAGTCCAGACTTGTATAAAATAATCACTTTGGCACAACAAATGCAGCAAGTATGTGTCTGCAGGAAGTTCAGCAATGGTCACATTTGCGCTCACTCGGTTCACTTTTTGTCTTTGAGTCAGATCCAAAAACACTTCTTCCGGCAAACCCAATCAACTGATTGAGCGGGAGAAAGGTAACGCTCATCTCTCAGGGAAACCACTTTGGCGATTGAGCCTGGTCAACCCGTTTCCTGCCGGTTTTTCCCAACAGTCAGAACCATTGTGAATTTGCATCTTTTTATTTTCAGCTCGATCAGACTGGTGGTCTCATCCTCGCGTTCTGTGCGGTGAGCCATATTAGAAAGGGATAGGATTTGTTGTGGCGAACCAACTCGAAAGTTCAGACAAACACTGTGCTCCATTAGCCTGGGACGGACAAAATATCCACCTGGATGACATTGGAGCTGCCCTGGCTGTCTGTAACGTTGACGGTGAACTCCTTGGTGCCACGGCTTCGGCCAGAGTTGTTTTGACTCATTTCTCAAAACCTGTTCCGGGGTATCCTCAAATTCTTCCCTCGGGCTTATGGCAGGATTTAATGGCCTCGCCACTTGGAGAAATTGTCCAGTGGAGGCCGACTGATTGGACACAGGATACCTACCTTGGCTGTACCCGGTATCGGCTTGGGGATCAGCATGCCCTGCTTGTTATGCGCGTGCTTCGGGACCGAAGCACAATTTTGTCAAAGCGGCTTCACGAGCAACGACTTGAAGCAACTGGCCGACTGGTGGCAAATATTGCCCATGAGTTGCGAACTCCTCTGTCGAGCATTTTGTTCAACGCTGATTTTATGGCGCTGCGATGGGATCAGCTTCCTCCTGATCTGGCTCTGGAAAGCTTGAAAGAGATACAGACTGCCTGTCGTCGAATGCAGCGGACAATTGAAGGATTGCTTGATTTTGCCCGTCTGGGCGTACAACGAACCTCTTCCGTTTCACTTCGAGAAAGTTTTGAACGGACCACCAGCTTGCTCCGGCCTACTTTTCGCGATGGCGGGCATACCATCCAGGTCACCATCCGACCTGAGGCTGAGTGGGTTCGCGGAAATCCCCTGGTGTTGGAGCAGGTTTTTGTCAATTTAATGATGAATGCCATTGAATCAGACCAGCGAGGGGTTCGGATTGAGATTGAGAGTTCGCGTGAAGTGTATCAAGTCCTGGATCCAAGCCAGGAATTTGTGTGTGTTCGGGTGCGTGATACTGGCTCTGGCGTGGCGGCTGAAATCCGCAACCGTATCTTTGAACCTTTTTTTACCACCAAGTCAAAAAATGTCGGACTAGGGCTAACCATGGCCCGTGAAGCCATTCACGACTTCGGCGGGGATATTGTGGTTGAACCCACGGTTGGTGGCGCTTGTTTGGCTGTTTACCTGAAACCAGGTTTACCGGATAAGCCAACAGGAGAAACGTTGTGACCTCAGTGTTAATTGTTGAAGATGACCTGCAGTTCCGTTCAGCATTGGCTCGGGATTTGATGGTCCAGGGATACCAGGTGGCGGTGGCTCAAAGTGTTGACGAAGCGGTGGGCATGCTTGCTGCAACCCCTACCAACATTTTATTGACTGATTTGAGGATTGGTGAACGCGACGGAATTGATTTGTTAGGTACTGTCCGTGAGGTTTCACCTGACACCCGGTCAATTTTAATGAGTGGGTATGCAACGGCCCGGGACCATCAACGAGCCATGGAGCTGGGCGCCGTTCAGGTATTGTGCAAGCCCTTTACCGCCACCGAATTGTTTAATGCGCTTCAGCAGGCGATTGAATGCGAGACGGGGTTTCGCGGGAGCGTTCATGGGTTGTCACTGACCGACGTTTTGCAAATGTTTCACTTTGGGCGGCGGTCAGTTGTGATTCAAGTTGGTGGGAGGGTGCCTGGGCGGTTGTTTTTTCGCGATGGAGAGTTAATTCATGCTCAGATTGCGGATGTGGTTGGTGAAGAAGCCTTTAAAATGATTTTGCAACTGCCCTCCGGTTCCATTCAAACCTCTGTGTTTGCTGATGCACCGACCACGATCCGAAAACCATTTGATAATTTGCTGCTTGATTCTTTACGGACCATTGACGAAGAGGCCCTCGATGATCGATCTGAGGATCAGGTTGATGATGAATTAGATCGAAGTTTTGCACCCTCTTCC
This genomic stretch from Acidobacteriota bacterium harbors:
- a CDS encoding response regulator, which gives rise to MTSVLIVEDDLQFRSALARDLMVQGYQVAVAQSVDEAVGMLAATPTNILLTDLRIGERDGIDLLGTVREVSPDTRSILMSGYATARDHQRAMELGAVQVLCKPFTATELFNALQQAIECETGFRGSVHGLSLTDVLQMFHFGRRSVVIQVGGRVPGRLFFRDGELIHAQIADVVGEEAFKMILQLPSGSIQTSVFADAPTTIRKPFDNLLLDSLRTIDEEALDDRSEDQVDDELDRSFAPSSASSAPVSAGNSERPAVSNEVSFDGLLTKWREACATLGFDFGRMVAIGFTTNQEQPVILHGPSDMASDREAVVGLVGSVAQLCPDSSSGVFEYI
- a CDS encoding HAMP domain-containing histidine kinase, with product MANQLESSDKHCAPLAWDGQNIHLDDIGAALAVCNVDGELLGATASARVVLTHFSKPVPGYPQILPSGLWQDLMASPLGEIVQWRPTDWTQDTYLGCTRYRLGDQHALLVMRVLRDRSTILSKRLHEQRLEATGRLVANIAHELRTPLSSILFNADFMALRWDQLPPDLALESLKEIQTACRRMQRTIEGLLDFARLGVQRTSSVSLRESFERTTSLLRPTFRDGGHTIQVTIRPEAEWVRGNPLVLEQVFVNLMMNAIESDQRGVRIEIESSREVYQVLDPSQEFVCVRVRDTGSGVAAEIRNRIFEPFFTTKSKNVGLGLTMAREAIHDFGGDIVVEPTVGGACLAVYLKPGLPDKPTGETL